In the genome of Candidatus Aminicenantes bacterium, one region contains:
- a CDS encoding sigma-70 family RNA polymerase sigma factor, with amino-acid sequence MDGWTTLLRDKRDAFVGYVRRRIGEAAGHDAEDIVQDVMVGLFDRADPTIPIRDLGAFVYQALRNRIVDRFRKRRDDLPLLEEILDTGLDPTLEFERREMLDEVFIAMDGLAAEEKAIILATELEGRTFKELAAEWEVPIGTLLARKSRALDKLRKELTGQTINDEKRSLK; translated from the coding sequence ATGGACGGTTGGACCACACTCTTGAGGGACAAGCGAGACGCGTTCGTCGGCTACGTCCGCCGCCGCATCGGCGAGGCCGCCGGCCATGACGCCGAGGACATCGTCCAAGACGTCATGGTCGGACTTTTCGATCGAGCCGATCCGACGATCCCAATTCGGGACCTCGGCGCGTTTGTCTATCAGGCTCTGCGCAATCGGATCGTCGATCGCTTCCGGAAGCGGCGGGATGATCTTCCCCTGTTGGAAGAGATTCTCGACACCGGCCTCGACCCCACGCTCGAGTTCGAACGGCGGGAAATGCTCGACGAAGTATTCATCGCCATGGATGGTCTAGCCGCCGAGGAAAAGGCGATCATCTTGGCGACGGAATTGGAGGGACGGACATTCAAGGAACTGGCGGCCGAATGGGAGGTTCCGATCGGAACCTTGCTGGCCCGCAAGAGCCGAGCCCTCGACAAGCTTAGGAAAGAACTGACCGGTCAGACGATCAACGACGAAAAAAGGAGTCTCAAATGA